The Salminus brasiliensis chromosome 3, fSalBra1.hap2, whole genome shotgun sequence genome contains a region encoding:
- the mindy1 gene encoding ubiquitin carboxyl-terminal hydrolase MINDY-1, with protein MADCCSETVDGEVVAVCEQEQMKTSKLQDDKADESAAHKDKEGSQKEEILTATKQATPERTTHVEKDNKTLPCQQVPSSVTSTTASDHSEVSASPMATESLSEREDSEVTDSQYSVTSLLEETPSVSTTTMNVSEENGLSMDESMTSDQALSLSDDVQSVELAEAALPSLTDEAVGAEMAEAAGPGPSQAVQSYYLVKWITWKEKKTPIITQSENGPCPLLAIMNILFLRWKAKLPAQTEVVTIEDLMAHLGECVLSIKPREKAEGMELNFQQNMSDAMAVLPKLSTGLDVNVRFTGVTDFEYTPECIVFDLLDIPLYHGWLVDPQSPEMVSAVGKLSYNQLVEKIIEYKHSSDSSRVSEGLIAEQFLESTATQLSYHGLCELNTTAKEGELSVFFRNNHFSTMIKHKGHLYLLVTDQGFLHEDGLVWESLHNVEGDGNFCDSDFRLCHPSQKTPTVSQSTPQQQQMQIDQDYLVAMSLQRDQGEAPGPLSDLELARQLQQEEYQQPQQQQQAPEQPRVQAAPHHGGRRRGERKDDTDCSIL; from the exons ATGGCAGATTGTTGTTCAGAGACAGTTGATGGTGAGGTCgtagcagtgtgtgaacaaGAACAGATGAAAACGTCTAAACTTCAGGATGACAAAGCGGACGAGTCGGCTGCACACAAGGACAAGGAAGGCAGCCAAAAAGAGGAAATATTGACAGCCACCAAACAGGCCACACCAGAGAGGACCACACATGTAGAGAAGGACAACAAAACACTACCATGCCAGCAAGTTCCATCAAGTGTGACCTCAACAACTGCTTCCGACCACAGCGAGGTCAGTGCTAGTCCTATGGCAACTGAGAGCCTTTCTGAAAGAGAGGACTCAGAGGTGACCGATAGTCAGTACTCAGTGACCAGCCTGCTGGAGGAAACACCTTCTGTTTCCACGACCACGATGAATGTTTCTGAAGAGAACGGTCTGTCCATGGACGAATCCATGACGTCTGACCAGGCCCTGTCTCTGAGCGACGATGTTCAGAGTGTCGAATTAGCTGAAGCTGCGCTTCCGTCGTTGACTGATGAGGCGGTTGGCGCTGAGATGGCTgaggctgcaggtccagggccATCGCAGGCAGTGCAGTCATATTACCTGGTGAAGTGGATCACCTGGAAGGAGAAGAAGACGCCAATCATCACGCAGAGCGAAAATGGCCCGTGTCCTTTACTAGCCATAATGAACATCCTCTTCTTGCGATGGAAG GCCAAGTTACCTGCGCAAACAGAGGTTGTCACCATAGAGGACCTGATGGCTCACCTTG GGGAGTGTGTGCTATCCATTAAGCCGAGGGAGAAAGCCGAGGGCATGGAGCTCAATTTTCAGCAG aATATGAGCGATGCCATGGCTGTTCTGCCAAAGTTGTCCACTGGTCTCGATGTAAACGTTCGCTTCACCGGAGTGACGGACTTTGAGTACACGCCAGAATGTATCGTCTTTGATCTGCTCGACATTCCACTCTACCACGGCTGGCTGGTAGACCCACAG AGTCCAGAAATGGTGTCTGCCGTGGGAAAACTCAGCTACAACCAGCTGGTGGAGAAGATTATAGAGTACAAGCACTCGTCAGATAGCAGCCGAGTCAGCGAAG GTTTGATAGCAGAGCAGTTTTTGGAgtccacagccacacagctgtCATATCACGGCTTGTGTGAACTCAACACGACAGCTAAAGAAGGAGAACTGTCTGTGTTCTTCAGGAACAACCACTTCAGCACTATGATAAAGCACAAG GGTCATCTGTATCTGCTGGTCACAGACCAGGGCTTCCTGCACGAGGATGGTCTTGTGTGGGAAAGTTTACACAATGTGGAGGGAGACGGTAACTTCTGCGACTCCGATTTTAGACTCTGCCACCCCTCACAGAAAACCCCCACTGTCAGCCAAAGTAcacctcagcagcagcagatgcAGATTGACCAG GACTACCTGGTGGCCATGTCACTGCAGAGGGATCAAGGTGAAGCTCCTGGTCCTTTAAGTGATCTGGAGCTGGCCAGGCAGCTTCAGCAGGAGGAGTACCAGCAAcctcagcaacagcagcaggcCCCCGAACAG CCACGAGTTCAGGCGGCCCCTCATCATGGAGGACGGCGGCGAGGGGAGAGGAAGGATGACACGGATTGTTCCATTTTATGA
- the mllt11 gene encoding protein AF1q, whose protein sequence is MLEVMNSQFDSFLFWRQPIPSLDLAELEDLGLSDPKLNSGLMGKTNKSLGKSLAGEDNDLDLSEYSTFNYWKEPIASIDSLDFNLLL, encoded by the coding sequence ATGCTGGAAGTGATGAACAGCCAGTTCGATTCCTTTCTCTTCTGGAGGCAGCCGATCCCATCGCTGGACCTGGCCGAGCTGGAGGACCTGGGCCTTTCGGACCCGAAGCTTAACAGCGGTCTGATGGGGAAGACCAATAAAAGCTTGGGGAAATCTCTGGCGGGCGAGGACAACGACCTGGACCTGTCTGAGTACTCCACCTTCAATTACTGGAAAGAGCCGATCGCGAGCATCGACAGTCTGGATTTTAACCTGCTGCTGTGA